From Thermoanaerobaculia bacterium, the proteins below share one genomic window:
- a CDS encoding DUF4388 domain-containing protein codes for MGESFEPGQPGWEVREALFELQRYLSDELAPLMVVDSIDVLVRYPAELTAAEIQNWTAEQHTLAGASAPTSDYLFHGIKKLHLLSEYKLIGEQTLGPFLERVATLLLKACPEEDRLLFASNVRRLATAETYTSSPVSVLHRQTGAERPLVATRMAGGAAPAGISPDLSVSEGIRRFALLLHRLGPVPERRPGEPPPAAPPGREKVLSEMLSVAARESRSSADLDRYLARLGDLGMDSRIDRVFRSLSVALPGWAIPVSAKTSEDPETPKVGAVEAMHKIVALADDPAEGARRFHEMVRAAVEQLNEGELGRAVTMFDLAERLVAERKVDPERAELTRRGMQELVDLDRLRTYAEDASRQSILRKVLGFFPALSPQGILDELETEQKRERRRLLVTLLQVHGPVARRAALEKLRQPLNPASGQAGWYFQRNLLNVLRRIPRSEDSPLEAEIEMLGSLGRPGQHILLIKEVMANLAMIRHDKTAAVLISIAREFETLAGKSGGGAYTADDVQTVLDRAYSALARIGTSAAINAVVDHGLSGVSGLGETTARLAELAGADLSTEMTAVSRLTAALRKELPRKVFGFVLARKAQNIEWIVRALSSTPTPEVRQLFREVVRTYPDQSFAKAAAAALDGFDHAAPPPDNSSLPSLSGDLELFGMPNLLQNLAQSEVSGLLTLTDRSGETAAVLAFESGKLAHCRVGPLRGRDAVYQLFENPAPGTFSFVNRQNGGTADPGSLLEIVPLIFEGSRRYDELRQARALVPEGTPLVRTAVPPTAPEDERDPTLLQGVFAKITGGASAAQCEADFFVDSFRIYRLIAHWMEEGSLVAAESATATA; via the coding sequence GTGGGGGAGTCTTTCGAACCCGGGCAGCCAGGATGGGAAGTCCGTGAAGCGCTCTTCGAGCTGCAGCGGTATCTCTCCGACGAGCTCGCTCCGCTCATGGTCGTCGATTCGATCGACGTCCTCGTCCGCTACCCCGCCGAGCTGACGGCCGCCGAAATCCAGAACTGGACCGCCGAGCAGCATACGCTGGCCGGCGCGTCGGCCCCGACGTCCGATTACCTCTTCCACGGGATCAAGAAGCTCCATCTCCTCTCGGAGTACAAGCTGATCGGCGAACAGACGCTCGGTCCGTTCCTCGAGAGGGTCGCCACACTCCTGCTGAAGGCCTGCCCGGAGGAGGACCGCCTCCTGTTCGCGAGCAACGTTCGCCGTCTCGCGACGGCCGAGACCTACACGAGCAGCCCGGTCTCCGTGCTGCACCGCCAGACCGGCGCGGAGCGCCCGCTCGTCGCGACGAGAATGGCGGGGGGCGCCGCGCCCGCGGGAATTTCGCCGGATCTGTCGGTCTCGGAGGGGATCCGCCGTTTTGCCCTGCTGCTCCACCGTCTGGGTCCGGTTCCCGAGCGCCGGCCCGGTGAACCGCCGCCCGCGGCTCCTCCCGGCCGGGAAAAGGTTCTCTCCGAGATGTTGTCGGTCGCTGCCCGGGAATCGCGGAGTTCGGCCGATCTCGACCGCTATCTCGCCCGGCTCGGCGATCTGGGGATGGACTCGCGCATCGACCGCGTCTTCCGGTCGCTGTCGGTCGCGCTGCCGGGATGGGCGATTCCGGTCTCCGCGAAGACCTCGGAGGACCCGGAGACGCCGAAGGTCGGCGCCGTCGAGGCGATGCACAAGATCGTCGCGCTCGCCGACGACCCCGCCGAAGGCGCGCGGCGCTTTCACGAGATGGTCCGCGCCGCCGTCGAGCAGCTGAACGAAGGGGAGCTCGGGCGCGCCGTCACCATGTTCGATCTCGCCGAACGGCTGGTCGCCGAGAGGAAGGTCGATCCGGAGCGGGCGGAGCTCACGCGGCGCGGAATGCAGGAGCTCGTCGACCTCGACCGCCTCCGGACGTACGCCGAAGACGCGAGCCGCCAGTCGATCCTGCGCAAGGTCCTCGGATTCTTCCCCGCGCTCTCTCCCCAGGGCATCCTCGACGAACTCGAGACCGAACAGAAGCGGGAACGGCGCCGGCTCCTGGTCACGCTCCTCCAGGTGCACGGGCCCGTCGCCCGTCGCGCGGCTCTCGAGAAGCTGAGACAGCCGCTCAACCCCGCGTCGGGGCAGGCGGGATGGTATTTCCAGCGGAACCTCCTGAACGTCCTGCGGAGGATCCCGCGCTCCGAGGACTCCCCGCTCGAGGCGGAGATCGAGATGCTCGGTTCGCTGGGAAGGCCGGGACAGCACATCCTGCTCATCAAGGAGGTCATGGCGAACCTCGCGATGATTCGCCACGACAAGACGGCCGCGGTGCTGATCTCGATCGCCCGGGAGTTCGAGACGCTCGCCGGGAAATCGGGAGGCGGCGCGTACACCGCCGACGACGTCCAGACGGTGCTCGATCGCGCCTACTCGGCGCTCGCGCGAATCGGAACGTCGGCCGCGATCAACGCGGTCGTGGACCACGGTCTCTCGGGGGTTTCGGGACTCGGCGAGACCACGGCCCGCCTCGCGGAACTCGCGGGGGCGGACCTCTCGACCGAGATGACCGCCGTTTCCCGCCTGACGGCGGCCCTCCGCAAGGAGCTCCCGAGGAAGGTGTTCGGCTTCGTGCTCGCGCGGAAGGCGCAGAACATCGAGTGGATCGTCCGCGCGCTGTCGTCGACTCCCACGCCCGAGGTCCGGCAGCTCTTCCGGGAAGTGGTCCGCACCTATCCGGATCAGTCGTTCGCGAAAGCCGCCGCCGCGGCGCTCGACGGGTTCGACCACGCCGCTCCGCCCCCGGACAACTCCTCGCTCCCGAGCCTCTCGGGAGACCTCGAGCTCTTCGGCATGCCGAACCTGCTCCAGAATCTCGCGCAGAGCGAGGTGAGCGGCCTCCTCACCCTCACGGATCGTTCCGGCGAGACGGCGGCCGTTCTCGCCTTCGAATCGGGAAAACTCGCACACTGCCGCGTCGGCCCGCTCCGAGGCCGCGACGCGGTGTACCAGCTGTTCGAGAACCCCGCTCCGGGGACGTTCTCGTTCGTGAACCGCCAGAACGGCGGCACGGCCGATCCCGGCTCGCTGCTCGAGATCGTCCCGTTGATCTTCGAGGGAAGCCGCCGTTACGACGAGCTGCGCCAGGCGCGGGCGCTCGTGCCCGAGGGAACGCCGCTCGTGCGGACCGCGGTTCCGCCGACGGCGCCCGAGGACGAGCGCGACCCCACGCTTCTCCAGGGCGTATTCGCGAAGATCACCGGGGGCGCCTCCGCGGCCCAGTGCGAGGCCGACTTCTTCGTCGACTCCTTCCGGATCTATCGGCTGATCGCGCACTGGATGGAAGAGGGATCGCTGGTGGCCGCCGAGTCGGCGACCGCCACCGCTTAG